The proteins below are encoded in one region of Paraflavitalea devenefica:
- a CDS encoding beta-L-arabinofuranosidase domain-containing protein encodes MKDFIQPVFFCLLLFTCLLPGANAQSGNSAIRRDVAITCVASVDVSVNNSFYVGNKQPLVPNPLLQLPLGSIKAKGWLNTQINLMSDGMIGHLNEISKYLDSTSGWLGGPDKGWEEAAYWLRGFYALAQISADSVRLRRIAFKWIDAIIKSQQADGYYGSTFNRLVKDKKTGAAFVDVWPHMPMNDALISHYEATKDKRIIPLLTRFFSFCRDLPDSLFLRSVSWNDFDFYSEKPVYFTSFAPFIQNKRAGEFVPQLVWLYNHTGEPWLLDLAVKIYHKTLPEMNEWIDRHTVNFAQRFRYPAQLYPITGDARYLHKTDLFYKTFIDVWGQMPRGAYAADERIRMGKLDPRQAIETCSMIELNNSHYILSGITGNTTYADRIEDITFNHLPVSHAPDHKSLRYLTACNMVYSVPGMDFRNKALQPLFAADLHRCCQHNSASGWPQYVAHLWQATPDNGLMAWLYGPNEVSARVGKKGTLVNINTETQYPFTDAVSFKLSMNGTDDFPLYFRIPGWCKEAQVRVGEQTMTFPQQAGKLVKIKRRWKGGDVVAIRFRMDVGVTQWPRNGAVSVDRGPLTFSVSIKQEWKEEPGGTPQWPRWSVAPASPWNYGLAIEPDSFQRSVKVELSIAVAAQPWTAANAPVVLRVPAKRIPHWGASINHTVDAVRESPVRSDAPVEMIELIPMGCSHLRLTVLPVISERKDARYWTAIPDPEKYMYSSEK; translated from the coding sequence ATGAAAGATTTTATTCAGCCAGTATTTTTTTGTTTGCTGCTGTTTACCTGTTTGTTGCCGGGCGCCAATGCTCAGTCCGGGAACAGTGCTATACGGCGAGATGTTGCGATAACATGCGTAGCATCGGTTGATGTTTCGGTCAACAATTCCTTTTATGTAGGCAATAAACAGCCGCTGGTGCCCAATCCACTGCTCCAATTGCCTTTAGGTTCCATCAAAGCAAAAGGGTGGCTAAACACACAGATCAACCTGATGTCTGACGGCATGATCGGGCATCTTAATGAGATCAGCAAGTATTTAGATTCTACCAGCGGCTGGTTGGGAGGACCGGATAAGGGATGGGAAGAAGCTGCCTATTGGTTACGGGGCTTTTATGCGTTGGCGCAAATTTCAGCCGATAGTGTACGTCTCAGGAGAATTGCTTTTAAATGGATTGACGCTATTATTAAGTCGCAACAAGCCGATGGTTATTATGGAAGTACCTTCAATCGCCTTGTAAAGGATAAAAAGACGGGCGCTGCATTCGTTGATGTCTGGCCGCATATGCCTATGAATGATGCGTTGATCAGTCACTATGAGGCCACTAAGGATAAGCGCATTATTCCCCTGTTAACCCGCTTTTTTAGCTTTTGCCGGGATCTGCCGGACAGTCTTTTTTTACGGTCCGTTAGCTGGAACGATTTTGATTTCTACAGTGAGAAGCCAGTTTATTTCACCAGTTTCGCGCCTTTCATTCAAAATAAGCGCGCGGGCGAGTTTGTTCCCCAACTGGTATGGCTCTATAATCATACCGGTGAGCCCTGGTTACTTGATCTGGCAGTAAAGATCTATCATAAAACGCTGCCGGAAATGAATGAATGGATAGACCGCCATACGGTTAATTTTGCGCAGCGTTTTCGTTATCCTGCCCAACTGTATCCGATAACAGGTGATGCGCGGTACTTGCATAAGACCGACCTATTTTATAAAACCTTTATAGATGTATGGGGGCAGATGCCACGGGGCGCTTATGCTGCCGACGAACGTATCAGAATGGGCAAGCTGGATCCCCGGCAGGCGATTGAAACCTGCTCCATGATAGAATTGAACAATAGCCATTATATTTTAAGTGGCATCACTGGTAATACTACCTATGCTGACCGTATTGAAGATATCACCTTCAACCATTTGCCGGTGTCGCATGCACCGGACCATAAATCCCTCCGGTATTTAACGGCCTGTAATATGGTTTATTCGGTGCCTGGTATGGATTTTCGCAATAAAGCATTACAACCGTTGTTTGCGGCCGACCTTCACCGGTGCTGCCAGCACAACAGTGCTTCCGGCTGGCCCCAGTATGTAGCTCATCTTTGGCAGGCCACACCCGATAATGGTTTGATGGCCTGGTTGTATGGCCCTAATGAAGTGAGCGCCCGGGTTGGTAAAAAAGGCACGCTTGTAAATATTAATACGGAAACCCAATACCCCTTTACCGATGCTGTATCGTTTAAATTGTCCATGAACGGTACGGATGATTTCCCGCTGTATTTCAGGATACCAGGCTGGTGTAAGGAAGCGCAGGTGAGGGTAGGAGAACAAACCATGACCTTCCCGCAGCAAGCTGGGAAATTGGTGAAGATCAAAAGAAGGTGGAAGGGCGGGGACGTTGTTGCGATCAGATTCAGGATGGATGTAGGCGTTACCCAATGGCCACGCAATGGAGCAGTTTCTGTGGATAGAGGACCGTTAACTTTTTCTGTGAGTATAAAACAGGAATGGAAGGAAGAACCAGGAGGTACCCCTCAATGGCCCAGGTGGAGCGTTGCGCCTGCATCGCCCTGGAATTATGGATTGGCTATTGAGCCTGATTCTTTTCAACGCTCGGTTAAGGTGGAATTATCAATAGCTGTTGCAGCCCAACCCTGGACAGCGGCCAATGCACCTGTTGTGCTGCGTGTGCCTGCGAAGCGAATTCCCCACTGGGGCGCCTCCATCAACCATACGGTGGATGCTGTTCGTGAAAGCCCGGTACGTTCTGATGCGCCCGTTGAAATGATAGAGCTGATCCCGATGGGGTGTTCGCATCTCCGCTTAACGGTATTGCCGGTAATCAGTGAACGTAAGGATGCCCGTTACTGGACAGCTATTCCCGATCCTGAAAAGTATATGTATTCATCAGAGAAATGA
- a CDS encoding SusC/RagA family TonB-linked outer membrane protein, with protein sequence MKVLCYLLLFFGLVIHSAQGQGGGVVVTGTVSSTGNVLTLAGASIREKGKDNTTKANANGGFTIRVADSNSILSISHVGYQTKEIGLKGRTTIAVVLEPLVLSMDGVVVIGYGTTTKKDLTGAVGQVGVTDLQKAPVISFDQALAGRVAGVQVSSEDGQPGSEGFNIVIRGANSLTQSNAPLYVIDGFPTEYLQLSAINPEDIKSINVLKDASATAIYGARGANGVIVIETKRGSSGKPEVTYSGSFGFQQVGKTIPVMSPYEFVKYELERNPTASTDLYLSGGKTLEDYRNVEGTNWQDLLFRRSTMQIHNIALRGGNNDTKYSISGSVYDQEGVIINTGQSRYQARVALDQKISNKISAGINFNYSKTGYYGQIAANTNAGNGASSYLMYATWGYRPINRQALDDVDDLEGELIDDDINHTSDYRVNPIISVKNEYRRNKISNLVGNAYITVALADNLKLRITGGIDSRLQRSAYFYNSLTSRGNPDLPVNKYGQFGNVTYSERSTWLNENTLTWTKLIHQKHKLDLLAGATVQGSKAESFGFTAQQVPNGQLGIYDLGSGTPLTNTSSASESSLVSFLSRVNYGFKSKYLFTASFRADASSKFAPENRWGYFPSAAFAWRISEEPWMSKIKAISEAKLRTSYGVTGNNRVGDFARYPSLSSPLEVSYSFNNGSPSPGMIQSSMGNEALKWETTSQIDLGLDVGLFENRLSLTVEVYEKTTSNLLLNASLPYLSGFNSIVKNIGKIRNRGLEISLNSTNIQSRSFTWESSFNISFNRNKVLELTDNQKDLRSAVSWEAAFNTVPLYIAELNQPAGRFYGFLSDGLYQLADFDVSGSGVYTLKPSVPSNGTSRASIQPGDMKYKDLTGDSVVNESDKVVIGNGIPRFIGGFNNNFTYGNFTLNVFFQWSYGNDIYNANRMMFEGNMSAKNSLNQYATYTNRWTMDNQGSRMFRAGGQGPNGYYSDYYLEDGSYLRLKTISLSYALPQKLVKKASFKDLRLSVTAQNIYTWTNYSGMDPEVSVRNSTLTPGFDFSAYPQAKTLVVGLKATF encoded by the coding sequence ATGAAAGTTTTATGTTACCTGCTGCTGTTTTTTGGTTTGGTTATTCATTCCGCGCAAGGTCAGGGCGGAGGAGTAGTGGTGACAGGCACCGTGTCCTCTACCGGCAATGTCCTAACGCTGGCCGGGGCCAGTATACGTGAAAAAGGAAAGGATAACACCACCAAAGCAAATGCCAACGGAGGTTTTACCATCCGGGTTGCTGACTCCAACAGTATTTTATCGATATCCCACGTGGGTTACCAGACAAAAGAGATCGGATTAAAAGGCCGGACAACAATAGCTGTGGTGCTGGAGCCCCTGGTATTGTCCATGGACGGGGTAGTGGTGATAGGTTATGGTACCACTACCAAAAAAGATTTAACCGGTGCGGTTGGCCAGGTAGGCGTAACCGATCTCCAGAAAGCGCCGGTGATCTCTTTCGATCAGGCACTTGCCGGCCGGGTAGCGGGTGTGCAGGTTTCTTCTGAAGACGGGCAACCCGGCTCAGAAGGTTTCAATATTGTGATCAGGGGCGCCAATTCTTTAACCCAAAGTAATGCGCCCTTGTATGTAATTGATGGTTTCCCCACTGAATATCTCCAGCTATCAGCCATTAATCCCGAGGATATCAAAAGCATCAATGTTTTAAAGGATGCTTCCGCCACAGCCATTTATGGCGCCAGAGGCGCCAATGGCGTTATTGTGATTGAAACCAAAAGAGGCAGCAGCGGAAAGCCGGAAGTTACTTATAGCGGATCTTTTGGTTTTCAACAGGTAGGTAAAACAATCCCTGTCATGAGCCCTTATGAGTTTGTAAAGTACGAACTGGAAAGAAATCCTACCGCTTCCACAGATCTGTATTTAAGCGGTGGAAAAACACTGGAAGACTACCGGAATGTGGAAGGCACCAACTGGCAGGACCTGTTGTTCCGCCGATCTACGATGCAGATCCACAACATCGCCTTACGGGGAGGAAACAATGATACCAAATATTCCATATCAGGGTCTGTTTATGACCAGGAAGGCGTCATTATTAATACCGGGCAAAGCCGTTACCAGGCCAGGGTAGCCCTGGACCAAAAGATCAGCAATAAAATAAGTGCAGGTATCAATTTCAATTACAGCAAGACTGGTTATTATGGCCAGATTGCCGCCAATACCAATGCCGGAAATGGCGCCAGCAGTTATTTAATGTATGCTACCTGGGGTTACCGCCCCATTAACAGGCAGGCGCTGGATGATGTGGATGACCTGGAGGGCGAGTTGATCGATGATGATATTAATCATACTTCCGACTACCGGGTAAATCCTATTATTTCTGTTAAGAACGAGTACCGCAGGAATAAGATATCCAACCTGGTGGGGAACGCTTATATAACCGTAGCGCTTGCCGACAATTTAAAACTTAGGATCACCGGTGGGATAGATTCCCGTTTACAGCGCAGTGCTTATTTCTATAATTCGCTAACGTCCAGGGGCAATCCTGATTTACCGGTAAACAAGTATGGCCAGTTTGGCAATGTAACCTATAGCGAAAGGAGCACCTGGCTGAATGAAAATACGCTGACATGGACGAAGCTTATACATCAGAAACACAAGCTTGATCTGTTGGCCGGGGCAACCGTGCAGGGATCAAAAGCCGAGAGCTTTGGATTTACTGCCCAGCAGGTGCCCAACGGGCAGCTTGGGATTTATGATCTAGGCAGCGGCACCCCTTTGACCAATACCAGTTCAGCATCGGAATCTTCCCTGGTGTCTTTTTTAAGCCGGGTAAATTATGGGTTTAAGTCAAAGTATTTATTTACGGCCAGTTTCAGGGCCGATGCCTCTTCCAAGTTTGCACCGGAAAACAGGTGGGGATATTTCCCTTCTGCTGCCTTTGCGTGGCGAATCAGTGAGGAGCCCTGGATGAGTAAAATAAAAGCCATCTCTGAAGCAAAATTACGCACCAGTTATGGTGTTACCGGCAATAACAGGGTAGGCGACTTTGCAAGATACCCCAGTCTGTCTTCTCCGCTTGAAGTATCTTATTCATTCAATAATGGTTCTCCTTCACCAGGAATGATCCAGTCCTCTATGGGCAATGAGGCTTTGAAATGGGAAACTACGTCGCAAATTGATCTGGGTTTGGATGTAGGGTTGTTTGAGAATAGATTGTCTCTCACAGTGGAGGTATATGAAAAGACAACGTCCAACCTATTATTAAATGCATCATTGCCGTACTTGTCCGGATTCAACAGTATTGTAAAAAATATAGGGAAGATCAGGAACCGCGGTTTAGAGATCTCCCTGAACAGCACCAATATACAATCCCGTTCATTTACCTGGGAAAGCAGCTTTAATATCAGCTTTAACCGGAATAAGGTATTGGAGCTTACCGATAACCAGAAGGACCTGCGCAGCGCAGTAAGTTGGGAAGCTGCTTTCAATACGGTTCCCCTGTATATCGCTGAGCTGAATCAACCTGCCGGCCGGTTTTATGGCTTTCTTTCCGATGGTTTGTATCAGCTAGCTGATTTTGATGTATCGGGCAGTGGTGTATATACCCTGAAACCGTCTGTTCCCTCCAATGGCACCAGCCGGGCGAGCATTCAACCAGGGGATATGAAATACAAAGATCTAACCGGTGATAGTGTGGTTAATGAAAGCGACAAAGTTGTTATTGGGAACGGGATACCCAGGTTTATAGGCGGTTTCAATAACAATTTTACTTATGGGAATTTTACCCTGAACGTATTTTTTCAGTGGTCTTACGGCAATGATATTTATAATGCCAACAGAATGATGTTTGAAGGTAACATGAGTGCCAAAAACAGCTTGAACCAATACGCAACTTACACCAACAGGTGGACCATGGACAACCAGGGAAGCAGGATGTTCAGGGCCGGCGGCCAGGGGCCTAATGGTTATTATTCGGATTACTACCTGGAAGATGGTTCGTATCTCCGCCTGAAAACAATTTCCCTGAGTTATGCATTGCCACAAAAGCTGGTGAAGAAGGCTTCTTTCAAGGACCTGCGTTTGAGTGTAACAGCACAGAACATATATACGTGGACCAACTATTCGGGTATGGACCCGGAAGTATCGGTGCGTAACTCCACGCTTACACCGGGCTTTGATTTTTCTGCCTACCCACAGGCAAAAACCCTGGTTGTTGGCCTTAAAGCAACTTTTTGA
- a CDS encoding sialidase family protein, which yields MKVYCIAAAFVMITLSSFGQDYKNLLKAIERQDQEISAKRVMMAPTIDLSQDTTRQTVVARGTDSIYQGHPTTVLLPNGKSILAVWTINHAGFCGPMKRSDDGGATWSDLLPVPESWRTVKNCPAIYELPSPSGKKTLFVFAGAGATVNQMHQSYSTDLGVTWSPMKPNGLGPASMPFCTIVPVNGGKKLIAMTNIRRPNETVEKKSCIIVKSESGDGGFTWSPWKVVLDMPGLKVCEPQIIRSPNGKQLLCLIRENAQRTSLYMTSDDEGLTWSEPKPVLFGLSGDRHQAKYTADGRLVIVFRDTGKGSPTRNHFVAWVGTYDDIVQNRKGQLRIKLLHSFKGGDCGYAGLEVLPDHTLVATTYIKYREGAEKNSVVSVRFKLSDL from the coding sequence ATGAAAGTATACTGCATAGCCGCCGCCTTTGTAATGATTACCCTATCTTCTTTTGGGCAGGATTATAAAAACCTGCTGAAGGCGATTGAACGCCAGGACCAGGAGATTTCGGCCAAGCGGGTAATGATGGCCCCCACCATTGATCTGTCGCAGGACACCACCCGGCAGACTGTTGTGGCCCGTGGCACAGACTCCATTTACCAGGGGCATCCGACTACCGTGTTATTGCCCAATGGGAAAAGCATACTCGCTGTCTGGACGATTAATCATGCAGGCTTTTGCGGGCCCATGAAACGAAGTGATGATGGTGGTGCAACCTGGAGCGACTTGCTGCCCGTGCCCGAAAGCTGGAGAACGGTTAAGAATTGCCCTGCCATTTATGAGCTTCCATCACCTTCCGGTAAAAAGACATTGTTTGTTTTTGCAGGTGCAGGTGCGACTGTTAACCAGATGCATCAATCTTACTCTACTGACCTGGGCGTAACCTGGTCGCCTATGAAGCCTAACGGTCTTGGCCCTGCCTCGATGCCCTTTTGTACCATCGTACCAGTAAATGGGGGCAAAAAACTGATCGCTATGACCAATATCAGGCGGCCCAACGAGACGGTAGAAAAGAAGTCGTGCATCATTGTTAAAAGCGAATCCGGTGATGGCGGCTTTACCTGGAGCCCCTGGAAAGTGGTATTAGATATGCCCGGTTTGAAAGTATGTGAGCCACAAATTATACGCTCACCCAACGGGAAGCAATTGCTATGTCTGATCAGGGAAAATGCCCAAAGAACATCCTTGTACATGACGAGCGACGATGAAGGGTTAACCTGGTCGGAGCCCAAACCCGTGTTGTTTGGATTATCCGGCGACCGGCACCAGGCCAAATATACAGCCGATGGCAGGCTGGTTATTGTTTTCAGAGATACCGGAAAAGGCAGCCCGACGCGGAATCATTTTGTGGCCTGGGTGGGTACTTACGATGATATTGTACAAAACAGAAAAGGGCAGCTCAGGATTAAACTGCTGCACAGTTTTAAAGGGGGAGACTGCGGCTATGCGGGATTAGAGGTGCTTCCTGATCATACATTGGTGGCTACTACTTATATAAAGTACCGGGAGGGCGCTGAGAAAAATTCAGTAGTCAGCGTACGATTTAAATTATCCGACTTATAA
- a CDS encoding FadR/GntR family transcriptional regulator, with protein MNDLVKNLGTVKTNTMADAVEAQLRAYLKKMSFKPGDSLPKETELADALGVSRNVVREALSRLRMLGMIETRKRRGMVLVSPDILQAFERVLDPPIIDDATLEDIFELRLVIEMGLADLLFTRMKPADIEELETIAEQEVTHKSFQVKNEIAFHGKLYDMTGNATLKRFQIMLLPVFAHVTTHVDKHISGKVDHKGLVNILKKGSKEEFKKGMYEHLKPHFDRLK; from the coding sequence ATGAATGACCTGGTCAAAAATCTCGGGACAGTAAAGACGAATACGATGGCAGACGCTGTGGAGGCGCAATTACGGGCCTATTTAAAAAAGATGTCGTTTAAGCCCGGGGATTCCCTGCCCAAGGAAACTGAACTCGCCGATGCATTGGGCGTAAGCAGAAATGTTGTGCGGGAAGCATTAAGCCGCTTGCGCATGTTGGGCATGATTGAGACCCGTAAGCGCAGGGGCATGGTGCTGGTGAGCCCGGATATTTTGCAGGCTTTTGAACGGGTATTGGATCCACCCATTATAGATGACGCCACGCTGGAGGATATCTTTGAGCTGCGGCTGGTTATTGAGATGGGATTGGCCGACCTCCTGTTTACCCGTATGAAACCTGCTGATATAGAGGAACTTGAGACAATAGCTGAGCAGGAAGTAACCCATAAATCATTCCAGGTAAAGAATGAGATCGCCTTCCATGGTAAGTTATATGACATGACCGGAAATGCTACGCTCAAGCGTTTTCAGATCATGCTGCTGCCGGTATTCGCCCATGTTACTACTCATGTAGACAAACATATCAGTGGCAAGGTGGACCATAAAGGCCTGGTCAATATCCTCAAAAAAGGATCCAAGGAGGAATTTAAAAAGGGGATGTACGAACACCTCAAACCGCATTTCGATCGCTTGAAGTAA
- a CDS encoding RagB/SusD family nutrient uptake outer membrane protein → MKTIKLFIAVLFLFSSISCNKILDKEPLDFLSPVNSFNTEEDLNRALTAVYEVLGDGSLYSDYLYYQYDIADEGFYSLNTLLTGPQLHNYFASDPNITSTWQNLYNGISRANLLLENIDNVQLDETKRSAIRGEALFLRAYFYFLLVQHWGDVPLILKTIKTSAEAQVGETASKDIYEQIIKDMTAAEALVLPIQTLNFSGRVSQSAVRGILARVCLYMAGYPVNDHSKYTAARDWAKKVMEEGGHALNDSYSQVFINLAQDKYDIKESIWEVEFWGNNMDAYTETGRLGSRNGIRCTDVDSGYSPGRINTFANFFYKYEVNDRRRDWNIAPFSFGTVAGKTARVAWTPAQIWNRNCGKYRRYYETLLPRNTNFTPFNFPVLRFSDVLLMFAEAENEINDGPTQAAIDAVNLVRRRGYGKTLYGEGVKTITVNTQGTGYTAATTVTITGGGGSGATAVPTISSGKITAITITNIGQQYTSAPSVTITGAGSGATATATISLPDDADLTPADIASKESFLGFLQNERSRELCFEALRKMDLIRWNIFLPTMKALSQDITANAPAAFKYAANTGANAAAFEKKYLLFPIPTYELSLNRLLTQNADW, encoded by the coding sequence ATGAAAACAATAAAACTTTTTATCGCTGTTCTTTTCTTATTCAGCAGTATATCCTGTAACAAAATATTGGATAAAGAACCGTTGGATTTTTTATCGCCGGTCAATTCCTTTAATACCGAAGAGGACCTGAACCGGGCCTTAACAGCCGTATATGAGGTATTGGGCGATGGAAGCCTATACAGTGATTACTTGTATTACCAGTACGATATTGCTGATGAAGGCTTTTACTCGTTGAACACCTTATTGACAGGTCCCCAGTTGCACAACTACTTTGCATCCGATCCAAACATCACCTCAACCTGGCAGAACCTGTACAATGGCATTAGCCGTGCCAATCTGTTGCTGGAGAATATTGATAACGTGCAGCTGGATGAAACAAAACGCTCTGCCATTCGTGGCGAAGCGTTGTTCCTGAGAGCCTATTTTTATTTTCTATTGGTACAACACTGGGGCGACGTGCCACTGATCTTAAAAACGATCAAGACTTCTGCCGAAGCGCAGGTAGGTGAAACTGCTTCAAAAGACATTTATGAGCAGATCATAAAAGACATGACAGCAGCAGAAGCCCTGGTGTTGCCCATACAAACTTTGAATTTTAGCGGCCGGGTTAGCCAATCGGCGGTGAGAGGTATTTTGGCGAGGGTATGTTTGTATATGGCCGGTTACCCCGTAAACGATCACTCGAAGTATACAGCCGCCAGGGATTGGGCCAAAAAGGTGATGGAGGAAGGCGGGCATGCACTGAATGATTCTTACAGCCAGGTGTTTATTAACCTTGCGCAGGATAAATATGATATCAAAGAAAGTATATGGGAAGTAGAGTTCTGGGGCAATAATATGGATGCGTATACCGAAACCGGCAGATTGGGATCAAGGAACGGCATTCGCTGCACGGATGTTGATTCGGGTTATAGTCCGGGCCGTATCAACACTTTTGCCAATTTCTTCTATAAGTATGAAGTGAATGATCGTCGCAGGGATTGGAATATTGCCCCCTTTTCGTTTGGTACGGTAGCCGGTAAAACGGCCAGGGTTGCCTGGACGCCTGCCCAGATATGGAACCGGAATTGTGGCAAATACAGGCGCTATTACGAGACGTTGCTTCCCAGGAACACCAACTTCACCCCCTTCAATTTTCCTGTGCTAAGGTTTTCAGATGTGCTCCTGATGTTTGCAGAAGCGGAGAATGAGATCAACGACGGTCCTACGCAGGCAGCTATTGACGCGGTGAATTTAGTGCGGAGGAGAGGGTATGGGAAAACATTGTATGGCGAAGGAGTGAAAACCATTACTGTAAATACCCAGGGCACCGGATACACGGCCGCCACCACTGTAACGATAACCGGCGGTGGCGGCTCTGGCGCTACAGCCGTACCCACCATCAGCTCCGGTAAAATTACGGCCATTACCATTACTAATATCGGTCAGCAATACACATCGGCTCCCTCTGTCACCATAACCGGCGCCGGAAGCGGGGCTACTGCCACCGCCACTATCAGCTTGCCCGATGATGCCGATCTTACGCCTGCGGATATAGCAAGCAAAGAAAGTTTTCTCGGCTTTTTGCAAAATGAGCGCTCCCGCGAATTATGTTTTGAGGCATTGCGCAAGATGGACCTTATCCGCTGGAATATTTTCCTGCCGACCATGAAGGCGCTGTCGCAGGATATTACTGCCAATGCCCCGGCTGCCTTTAAATATGCCGCCAATACGGGAGCGAACGCAGCTGCATTTGAAAAAAAGTATTTGCTGTTCCCGATCCCTACTTACGAATTGTCACTAAACCGCTTATTAACTCAAAATGCTGACTGGTAA
- a CDS encoding sialidase family protein has protein sequence MSNFLKLLLLLCLPCAGSSQVVSKTPVWKQGEDSIFAYFVYGLTVTQKGTILAFAEARISNSADEGPHHIVMRRSTDEGNSFSASVILVESKNGESWANPTVVEDQQTKEIFLFYALNDKNASTRVFYISSKDDGLNWSPAIELSHLFEKNTHGWTFHLPGPGHGIQLRSQRLIVPVWHRRSISFPAKERKYGVNCLYSDDHGKTWKAGGDTPVGELNESQIVEQKNGDVLLIGRTYSGLNGVWQAAVVSKDGGINWSAPIDYVAGLTGKVCDIGLARYSFRPDILLVSQPADPGKRKDLTIRMSRDGGKTWPISRLLEAGGATYSDLVVLRNKTIVCLYGHGGTEHMPQAVSLARFNLTWLQTNTK, from the coding sequence ATGAGTAATTTTTTAAAGTTGCTATTGCTTTTGTGTCTGCCTTGTGCAGGCAGTAGCCAGGTAGTAAGTAAAACACCTGTCTGGAAACAAGGAGAGGATAGCATTTTTGCTTATTTCGTATATGGCCTTACTGTTACTCAGAAAGGCACTATCCTGGCATTTGCCGAAGCCCGGATCTCCAATAGTGCAGACGAGGGCCCCCATCATATCGTGATGCGGAGAAGTACCGATGAGGGTAACAGCTTTTCTGCCTCAGTCATATTGGTAGAGAGCAAAAATGGCGAGAGCTGGGCCAATCCTACCGTGGTGGAAGATCAACAAACAAAAGAAATATTCCTGTTCTATGCCCTGAATGATAAGAATGCCAGTACCCGGGTATTTTATATCAGTAGTAAAGACGACGGCCTAAACTGGTCACCGGCTATTGAGCTAAGCCATCTCTTCGAAAAAAATACCCATGGCTGGACTTTTCATCTACCCGGGCCTGGTCACGGCATTCAGTTAAGGAGCCAGCGGCTGATCGTTCCGGTATGGCATAGAAGATCTATCTCCTTCCCCGCCAAAGAAAGAAAATATGGTGTTAACTGTCTATACAGCGACGATCACGGCAAAACCTGGAAAGCAGGAGGGGATACGCCGGTGGGTGAATTGAATGAGTCGCAGATCGTTGAACAGAAGAATGGCGATGTATTGTTGATCGGCCGTACTTATTCAGGACTTAATGGTGTGTGGCAGGCAGCGGTGGTTAGTAAAGACGGTGGCATCAACTGGTCGGCTCCTATTGATTATGTAGCGGGCCTGACCGGCAAGGTGTGTGATATCGGCCTTGCACGGTATTCCTTCCGTCCCGATATCCTGCTTGTTTCACAACCTGCCGACCCGGGTAAAAGAAAGGACCTTACCATCAGGATGAGCCGGGATGGAGGAAAAACATGGCCCATCAGCCGATTGCTGGAAGCGGGTGGCGCCACCTATTCAGACCTTGTAGTGCTCCGGAATAAAACGATTGTATGTCTTTACGGGCATGGCGGTACAGAACATATGCCCCAGGCCGTGTCTCTGGCCCGGTTCAATCTTACATGGCTTCAAACCAACACTAAATAA